The DNA sequence ATGGAATCGTATTCAGCGCCGCTTCCAACTTCGGCCAATTCCGGTCCACCACGCGTACGAAAACGCATTTCCCGCCCGATCGTGCCGCCCACAGTTTGCCAACGTCTTCCTTATGCAATTCCTTTGGGTCGCTCGCCAAGTGTGGGCCTTTGTACTCGACAATGGCAATTCGCCCATCGGTCAGTTCAGCCAGAAAATCGAGAAAGAACCGTCCCGGTGAAAGGGGCAGACTGAAACCGCCGGCGCTTTCGTGGTCCAGATTCCGAATCCAACGCTTGACGTTGGGGTGATTGTCAATCTTGTAGGCGCAGTCTGGTTCGTCTTCCTTGCCCATATCGCCAATCAAATCGAAGGCGTGATTCTGAAACGCATACGTTCCGCGGTAGCGGCGATAGGGGCAGTAGTCTTGCTCGGCCATTTCAATCCCACCCTTCCCGCAGCTTGCCCCAGCGCGACCTCCATCGTCGGCACTTCCACGAACACGCCCCAAGCCCTTCGCGCAGCGCTGCATGGTAAGTGTGCTGGCGGTTCCGCAGGCCTCGCAATGTTTGGTCGCGGATCGTGGTCGATGGCGTCACCCATAGGCATAGCGGGTGGTCCAGATGTCCCAGGTGTTTTGCAATCGCCCCAACGGCGTGCGCGGCAATCAAGATCTTCCCGCCCCCTGTGGGGACGCGCAGGCAGATATACGGCTCGCCGGGTAGTTGTGGCACTTCGATAAAGTTACGCCGCGTTTCGGCTCGGTACGCATCGTGGATCGGATATTCCGCGCGGCCGAGGCGGCGGTGATGGCGCTGCGAGGCTAACCTGCGCTCCCTTTCACCTGGCGCTGGCCGAAAGAGCCAATTTTTTATCGGTTGATTTGCCCCTCCCGGTACACTTCCGCTGGCGTGCGATAAGCGAGCGACTGGTGTGGCTGCCGGTCACAGTAGAAGCGGAAGTAGTCGCCCAGCGACGCTGGTCAGATCGAGGCAGGGAAGTTTAAGCAAGTTCCGCCCGTACTTTCTCCAGCAGCCTTTTCGTGGCACGGATTCCATCCGGCTCCGAGAGCTTGTCTCCTTCATATTCGATGCCGACAAAACCGTGGTAGCCGGCGTCGAGTACGATTTTCATCATTTTGCGATAGTCGGTGCCGGTTTCGTTACCCGTAGCATCGAAATTGTGGCTCTTCGCGCTGACGCCTTTGGCAAACGGCATCAATTCTGCGACCCCTTGGTAGCGATCGTATTCCTCCGTGGCACTGGTGTGAAAGTTGCCGAAATCGGGGAGTGTGCCGCAGTTGGACAATTTGACATCGGCGATGACTTTCGCGAGCCATTTGCCATTCGATGAAATGCCGCCGTGATTCTCCACAATGACATTGATGCCTTGCGACGCCCCATATTCGGACAGGCGGCGAAGGCCATCGGTGGCGAGCTTGCCTTGCTCCTCGGGACTCAGCTTGGCGTCGGAGTGGGCGTTGACGCGGATTGAATGACAGCCGAGGAACTTGGCGGCATCGACCCATTGGTGATGATTTTGGACCGCCTTGGTACGCAGATTGTCGTCTGGGTCGCCGAGGTGCCCTTCGTCATCGATCATAATCAGCACGTTCGTGACGCCGACGTCGTCCGACAACCGCTTCAATTCGGCGAGATACTTTCTGTTGTCGGCTTTGTCTTTAAAAAAATGGTTCACGTATTCGACCGCATCGATGTCGTAGTCTTGCTTGGCGGCTTTGACGAAGTCGAAATTCGTCATCTTGCCGCTGAAATACGCGCGATGCACCGACCATCCAGCAAGCGAAATCTTGAACAGCGACGGCCTTTCCGCAGCTACGACGGAAAGAACGCTTGTACTTAACAAGGGCGCGCCGGCGGCGCGTGTCGCCTGCTTGAGAAACTCCCGGCGGGATGGGGACGGTGTGTTCATTCTCGACCTTCTCGGCATTGGTGTGGCGAATTCGGTTCTGGTGAATTACATCGCAGCCACCTGCTGTTTGGCCGACCAATGCTTGGCAATTTTTCGGCGCAAAAAAACCACACTCTCTTGCAATTGCTCGATGCCTTCGACACCGTCTTCGATGCTAATCCAATTGTCGAAGCCGGCAGCTTGGAGAGTGCTAAAGATTGCATCGTAGTCGTTCAGCCCGCGGCCGATCGTACCGTGGCGCAAACGAGCGGCATATCCGCGGCCGTCGTCTTCGCGGCGCAGATCGTCGATCGTGCCTTCGATCAAGTACCGGTCGCTGGCATGCATCGTCACCACGCGATGTTTAACTCGCTCGAGCAATTCGAGCGGATCTTCGCCGGCCAAGTAGGCATTACTTGGGTCGTAGTT is a window from the Pirellulales bacterium genome containing:
- a CDS encoding sugar phosphate isomerase/epimerase, with amino-acid sequence MNTPSPSRREFLKQATRAAGAPLLSTSVLSVVAAERPSLFKISLAGWSVHRAYFSGKMTNFDFVKAAKQDYDIDAVEYVNHFFKDKADNRKYLAELKRLSDDVGVTNVLIMIDDEGHLGDPDDNLRTKAVQNHHQWVDAAKFLGCHSIRVNAHSDAKLSPEEQGKLATDGLRRLSEYGASQGINVIVENHGGISSNGKWLAKVIADVKLSNCGTLPDFGNFHTSATEEYDRYQGVAELMPFAKGVSAKSHNFDATGNETGTDYRKMMKIVLDAGYHGFVGIEYEGDKLSEPDGIRATKRLLEKVRAELA